From the genome of Uranotaenia lowii strain MFRU-FL chromosome 1, ASM2978415v1, whole genome shotgun sequence, one region includes:
- the LOC129738833 gene encoding uncharacterized protein LOC129738833: MTLKSDEVFAKIAKRLEAIDPNNRQVEHSYKFRITQGGKVVKSWIMDLKNVKLTESDGAAEATLTMEDEIMFAIGTGAMAAKDAMAQDKMEVDGQVELIFLLEPFIASLK, translated from the coding sequence ATGACTCTGAAGTCCGATGAAGTTTTCGCCAAGATCGCCAAGCGATTGGAGGCAATTGACCCGAACAACCGACAGGTCGAGCACAGCTACAAGTTCCGCATTACCCAGGGCGGCAAGGTCGTCAAGAGCTGGATCATGGACCTGAAGAACGTCAAGCTGACGGAATCGGATGGAGCCGCCGAAGCCACCCTGACCATGGAGGACGAAATCATGTTCGCCATCGGAACCGGTGCCATGGCCGCCAAGGATGCTATGGCCCAGGACAAGATGGAAGTCGACGGACAGGTTGAGCTGATCTTCCTGCTGGAGCCGTTCATTGCTTCCCTGAAGTAA
- the LOC129740093 gene encoding piercer of microtubule wall 1 protein: protein MDSLALPNQTTEGSGQEHIFKGLTVSNTFESSYQFKGYGNQKPDLNPVYRTSNSEYGYFPPCPHTVPHKYFPKSCKFTDHLYQCGMFRNYSLNTAVDRAYCDYY from the coding sequence ATGGACAGCTTGGCTTTGCCGAACCAAACTACCGAAGGATCTGGCCAAGAACACATCTTCAAGGGCTTGACCGTTTCGAACACTTTTGAGAGCTCGTATCAGTTCAAGGGGTATGGGAACCAGAAACCGGACCTAAATCCCGTCTACCGGACCTCCAATTCCGAGTACGGTTACTTTCCGCCGTGCCCTCACACGGTGCCGCACAAGTATTTCCCGAAATCGTGCAAATTCACGGACCATCTCTACCAGTGCGGAATGTTCCGGAACTATTCGCTGAACACGGCCGTGGATCGTGCGTACTGTGACTATTACTGA